The genomic segment GCCGAGCCCGTCCCCGGCCCTACGACCGACCGGCTGGCCGCGGTCGCGAAGGAGCTGGCAGTCGTGATCGTTGTCCCGCTGTTCGAGCGGCAGGCGGCGGGCGTGTACCGCAACTCGGCCGCCGTGCTCGACGCCGACGGCGAGCTGCTGGGCGTGTACCGCAAGATGCACATCCCGGACGATCCGCTGTACAACGAGAAGTTTTACTTCACGCCGGGTGATGCGCAGACCGCCTCCAACACTACCGGCGGGTTCGCGGTCTGGAAGACGCGGTACGCGACCATCGGCGTGCTCATCTGCTGGGACCAGTGGTATCCGGAAGCGGCGCGCATCACGGCGCTGCTCGGCGCCGAAGTGATTTTTTATCCGACCGCGATCGGCTGGCACCCGTCGGAGAAGGACGAATTCGGCGAGGCGCAGGTGCAGGCGTGGCAGACGGCGCAGCGCGCGCACGCGATCGCGAACGGCGTGTACGTGGCGTCGCCGAACCGGTGCGGGCACGAGGACGAGCCCGGCACCAAGGGGCTCGAGTTCTTCGGCCACTCGTTCATCGCCGATCCCTTCGGCCGAATGCTGGTCGAGGCCGGAACGGAGCCCGAAGTGCTGGTGGCGCAGTGTGACCCCGCCGTGATCGAGTCCACCCGCCGCAGTTGGCCCTTCCTCCGCGACCGCCGCATCGACGCTTACGGCCAGATCCTCAACCGCTACATCGGCCGCTAGCGCCGTAGGCCTCTCCGCACTCCCACCTCCTAACTGCCACACTCCCCACTTGGATTCCGCTGGGATGACACCCGGAGCTTCGGCCCCGCCGCGCATGCCCGCCGAGTGGGAGCCGCATCAGTCGACGTGGATCGCCTGGCCGCACCACGAGCCGGACTGGCCGGGCAAGCTCGAAGCGGTCACCTGGGTGTACGCCGAGATCGCGCGCGCGCTCGCGCAGTCCGAGCCGGTCGAGATCCTGTGCAACGACGAGGGCTCGCGCGATCTCGCGGCCGGGAAGCTCGCGGCGCATCACGTGGACCCCGCGCGCTTCCGGCTGCACATCGTTCCCACTGACCGCGTCTGGCTGCGCGACTCGGCTCCTACGGCGGTCATGCGCGACGGATCGCTCGAGTGGGTCGGATGGGAATTCAACGGCTGGGCCAAGTACGCCAATTATGCGCTCGACGCGCAGGTGCCGGACGCGGTCAGCGACATCAGCGGCGTCCCGCTGCAGCGCGCGCAGCGGCCCGACCGCGCCGGCCCGCTCGTGCTCGAGGGCGGCGGGATCGAGACCGACGGCGCCGGCACTCTGCTCGTCACGGAAGAGTGGTTGCTGTCGAACGCGCAGGTGCGCAACCCGGGAATGACGCGCAAGCAGTACGAGGATGCATTCGCGCGATACCTGGGGATCACTCGTACCGTATGGCTGGGTGAGGGCTGCGTGGGCGACGACACGCACGGCCACATCGACGACGTCGCCCGCTTCACGTCGGTCGACACCGTCGCGCTCGCGTACGAGGAGGATCCGGCCGACGAGAATCACGAGCGCTCGCGCGACAACCTGCGGCGCCTGCGGCACGCGTCGCGCGAGCGCCCGCTGCACGTAGTCAGGCTTCCGTTTCCGGAGCCCGTGATGATGCGCGGCGAGCGGTTGCCTGCGAGCTACGCCAACTTCTACGTCTGCAACAACTCCGTCCTGGTGCCCACCTTCAACGATCCCGCCGACCGCATCGCCATGCACGCGCTGGCGGATCTCTTTCCCGGCCGGCGCGTGGTCGGGATCCACGCCACCGATCTGGTGTGGGGACTCGGCACGATCCACTGTCTGACGCAGCAGCAGCCCAAGGCGAACCACGGGCCGCAGCGGACGTAGCGTGCGCACCGCGGGACCCGCGCCCGCCTACACGGTGGTGTACGACGGCCACTGCAGGGTGTGCAACAAGCTCGTCGCGGCGCTGCGGAAGTGGGACCGGCGCGAAGCGCTCGAGATCATCCCATCACAGACTCCGGGGCTCGACGTCCGCTTTCCCTGGATACCGGAGCGCGCCTTCCCGGATTCCATGCAGCTCGTGCGCGCGACCGATGGCAGGACGTGGGAGGGAGCGGCCGCGGTCGAGCAGCTCCTCGACGTGCTCCCGCGTGGACGCTGGATCGCGTGGATCTTTCGCGTTCCGCTCGTCCGGGGGCTCGCGGACAGATTCTACCGCTGGTTCGCGCGGAACCGCTATCACCTGGGCTGCGGCGTGCACTGCCGGGCCCATCCGCGCCCGGGAAGCGGATAGCTTTTCGGTAGGATGAGAGATTCGGGAAAAGCA from the Gemmatimonadaceae bacterium genome contains:
- a CDS encoding carbon-nitrogen hydrolase; protein product: MTGKPFTVGIIQEKVTGDVAANVDRAIERVREAAGRGAQIVCLQELFNAPYFCKSQQVERFDLAEPVPGPTTDRLAAVAKELAVVIVVPLFERQAAGVYRNSAAVLDADGELLGVYRKMHIPDDPLYNEKFYFTPGDAQTASNTTGGFAVWKTRYATIGVLICWDQWYPEAARITALLGAEVIFYPTAIGWHPSEKDEFGEAQVQAWQTAQRAHAIANGVYVASPNRCGHEDEPGTKGLEFFGHSFIADPFGRMLVEAGTEPEVLVAQCDPAVIESTRRSWPFLRDRRIDAYGQILNRYIGR
- a CDS encoding DUF393 domain-containing protein — translated: MRTAGPAPAYTVVYDGHCRVCNKLVAALRKWDRREALEIIPSQTPGLDVRFPWIPERAFPDSMQLVRATDGRTWEGAAAVEQLLDVLPRGRWIAWIFRVPLVRGLADRFYRWFARNRYHLGCGVHCRAHPRPGSG
- a CDS encoding agmatine deiminase family protein, which produces MTPGASAPPRMPAEWEPHQSTWIAWPHHEPDWPGKLEAVTWVYAEIARALAQSEPVEILCNDEGSRDLAAGKLAAHHVDPARFRLHIVPTDRVWLRDSAPTAVMRDGSLEWVGWEFNGWAKYANYALDAQVPDAVSDISGVPLQRAQRPDRAGPLVLEGGGIETDGAGTLLVTEEWLLSNAQVRNPGMTRKQYEDAFARYLGITRTVWLGEGCVGDDTHGHIDDVARFTSVDTVALAYEEDPADENHERSRDNLRRLRHASRERPLHVVRLPFPEPVMMRGERLPASYANFYVCNNSVLVPTFNDPADRIAMHALADLFPGRRVVGIHATDLVWGLGTIHCLTQQQPKANHGPQRT